A stretch of the Notamacropus eugenii isolate mMacEug1 chromosome 2, mMacEug1.pri_v2, whole genome shotgun sequence genome encodes the following:
- the ZP3 gene encoding zona pellucida sperm-binding protein 3: MGINRPFSKGRIWKPHRPRLWLVVGLLLWNMAEGGCSWPGLGRAMTHGSSSLLPFPVLLLMLAGASWQAPYSPQPVQVQCLESQMVVSVQRDLFGTGKLVKAVDLSLGPEGCRPATLQEDAQVVTFEVGLHECGSVVQVTPDGLIYRTSLFYHPRPVGNFTILRTNQVEVPIECHYPRWGNVSSRDIQPTWVPFRSTIASEQKLGFSLRLMNDDWSAESTSAQFQLGDKAHLQAEVHTGSHVALRLFVDRCVATLSPDKNSEPRHGIIDHHGCLVDGLSDSSSAFQAPRPKPDTLQFTVDVFHFVNDSRKLIYITCLLRVTATDQAPDQINKACSFNKSINSWFPVEGPPDICRCCNTKDCGHLNRSRRLLPISSKPLQQRQEREADITVGPVFLALNVSHHTPWEPNPDFVEKYAALSLGLSLIAVLVFTLVIMALVLLCRKHKIAS, translated from the exons ATGGGTATAAACAGGCCCTTTTCCAAAGGGAGAATCTGGAAGCCGCATAGGCCTAGGTTGTGGCTGGTGGTTGGGCTCTTGCTCTGGAATATGGCTGAGGGAGGCTGTTCTTGGCCTGGTCTTGGAAGAGCTATGACTCACGGGTCCTCcagccttctccctttccctgttCTGCTCCTGATGCTTGCCGGGGCTTCTTGGCAGGCACCCTATTCTCCCCAGCCTGTGCAGGTACAGTGCCTGGAGTCCCAGATGGTAGTCAGTGTTCAAAGAGATCTGTTTGGCACTGGGAAGTTGGTCAAAGCAGTGGACCTTAGCCTGGGCCCAGAGGGCTGCAGGCCTGCAACTTTGCAAGAAGATGCCCAAGTAGTCACCTTTGAGGTCGGCCTCCATGAGTGTGGCAGTGTTGTGCAG GTAACTCCAGATGGGCTGATTTACCGCACAAGCTTGTTCTACCACCCACGCCCAGTTGGAAATTTTACCATCTTAAGGACTAATCAGGTGGAAGTTCCCATTGAATGTCACTATCCTAG GTGGGGCAATGTCAGCAGCAGAGATATCCAGCCTACGTGGGTGCCCTTCAGGTCCACCATAGCTTCGGAACAGAAGCTTGGCTTTTCTCTGCGCCTGATGAATG ATGACTGGTCAGCTGAGAGTACCTCGGCTCAGTTCCAGCTGGGTGACAAAGCCCACCTTCAGGCTGAAGTCCACACGGGCAGCCATGTGGCCCTGAGGCTCTTTGTTGATCGCTGTGTGGCCACCCTGAGCCCAGACAAGAACTCAGAGCCCCGTCATGGTATCATTGATCACCATGG GTGCCTGGTAGATGGCCTTTCTGATTCCTCTTCTGCCTTCCAAGCCCCCCGGCCTAAGCCAGATACTCTCCAATTCACAGTGGATGTGTTCCACTTCGTCAATGATTCTCGGAAACTG atctatattACATGCCTTCTGAGGGTCACTGCCACTGACCAAGCCCCAGACCAGATAAACAAGGCCTGTTCCTTCAACAAGTCCATTAATAG CTGGTTTCCAGTAGAAGGACCTCCTGACATTTGCAGATGCTGCAACACCAAAGACTGTGGACACCTAAACAGGTCCAGGAGACTACTTCCTATCTCTTCAAAGCCGTTGCAACAGCGACAAG aaagagaagcagacaTCACTGTTGGGCCTGTGTTCTTGGCACTGAATGTCAGCCACCACACCCCATGGGAGCCCAACCCGGATTTTGTGGAAAAGTACGCAGCCCTTAGCCTGGGCCTGTCCCTGATTGCTGTCTTggttttcaccttagtcatcaTGGCTCTAGTTCTCCTCTGTAGGAAGCACAAAATTGCCTCTTGA